The following proteins are encoded in a genomic region of Pseudomonas sp. Os17:
- a CDS encoding SDR family NAD(P)-dependent oxidoreductase, with translation MSTRPTVLITGASTGIGAVYAERFAQRGHDLVLVARDQARLDALAARLRSEHRVAIDVIAADLTQSGDLTAVETRLRDDARIGILVNNAGAALSGSFIEQSTDSVAQLVALNTTALVRLASAIAPRLAKAGDGAIINIGSVVGLAPEFGMTVYGATKAFVLFLSQGLSLELAPRGVYVQAVLPAATRTEIWDRSGVDINTLSDIMEVGDLVDAALVGFDRREPVTIPPLQQAERWDDLQNARQALLGQIRQSEVAQRYQAQQ, from the coding sequence ATGAGCACTCGCCCTACCGTTCTCATCACCGGCGCCTCCACCGGCATTGGCGCCGTCTACGCCGAGCGCTTCGCGCAACGCGGCCACGATCTGGTGCTGGTCGCCCGCGATCAGGCACGCCTGGACGCACTGGCCGCCCGACTGCGCAGCGAACACCGGGTCGCCATCGATGTCATCGCGGCGGACCTGACCCAATCCGGCGATCTGACCGCCGTGGAAACCCGCCTGCGCGACGACGCTCGAATCGGCATCCTGGTCAACAACGCCGGCGCCGCCCTGTCCGGCAGCTTCATCGAGCAAAGCACCGACAGCGTTGCGCAACTGGTCGCCCTCAACACCACCGCGCTGGTGCGCCTGGCCAGTGCCATTGCCCCGCGCCTGGCCAAGGCCGGCGACGGCGCGATCATCAACATCGGTTCGGTGGTGGGCCTGGCGCCGGAGTTCGGCATGACGGTGTATGGCGCGACCAAGGCTTTCGTGCTGTTCCTTTCCCAAGGCCTGAGCCTGGAGCTGGCGCCCCGGGGCGTGTACGTGCAGGCCGTGCTGCCGGCGGCGACCCGCACGGAGATCTGGGACCGCTCAGGCGTCGACATCAACACCCTGAGCGACATCATGGAAGTCGGCGATCTGGTGGATGCCGCCCTGGTCGGTTTCGATCGGCGCGAACCGGTGACCATCCCGCCGCTGCAACAGGCCGAACGCTGGGATGACCTGCAGAACGCGCGTCAGGCCCTGCTGGGGCAGATCCGTCAATCCGAGGTTGCCCAGCGTTACCAGGCCCAACAATGA
- a CDS encoding alpha/beta fold hydrolase yields MNPIQTTRTPAVQTSFINAANQSIMVRGIPFAYRDTGPAGGVPLVLFNHWGAVLDHFDPAIIDGLAQTRRVITTDYRGIGGSGGSAPLTVGEMAQDAIELIQALGFKRVDVLGFSLGGFVAQDIALKAPQSVRRLILTGTGPAGGSGIDQVGSVTWPLMLKGLLTLRDPKFYLFFTSTPQGRRAAAEYLQRLKARSKHRDKGPTPGAFLRQLQAITAWGRQAPQSLERLQAPTLIVNGDNDIMVPSVNSHALAKRIPNAQLVMYEDAGHGGIFQYYADFVAKALAFLDD; encoded by the coding sequence ATGAATCCCATACAGACAACTCGCACCCCGGCTGTGCAGACCTCGTTCATCAACGCGGCGAACCAGTCGATCATGGTCAGGGGCATTCCCTTCGCCTACCGCGATACCGGTCCCGCGGGCGGCGTGCCCCTGGTGCTGTTTAACCATTGGGGCGCGGTGCTGGACCACTTCGACCCGGCCATCATCGATGGACTGGCCCAGACCCGGCGGGTCATCACCACCGACTATCGCGGCATCGGCGGCTCGGGTGGCAGCGCGCCACTGACGGTCGGCGAAATGGCGCAAGACGCCATCGAGCTGATACAGGCCCTGGGGTTCAAGCGCGTCGATGTACTGGGCTTTTCACTCGGCGGCTTCGTCGCTCAGGACATCGCCCTGAAGGCCCCGCAATCGGTGCGTCGCTTGATTCTCACCGGCACCGGGCCGGCCGGCGGCAGCGGTATCGACCAGGTCGGCTCGGTGACCTGGCCCTTGATGCTCAAAGGCCTGCTGACCTTGCGCGATCCCAAGTTCTACTTGTTCTTTACCTCGACGCCCCAGGGTCGTCGAGCCGCCGCGGAGTATCTGCAACGCCTCAAAGCCCGCAGCAAGCATCGCGACAAGGGCCCGACGCCCGGCGCTTTCCTGCGGCAGCTGCAAGCCATCACCGCGTGGGGCAGACAGGCGCCGCAGTCTCTCGAGCGCTTGCAGGCGCCAACGCTGATCGTCAATGGCGACAACGACATCATGGTGCCCAGCGTCAACTCCCATGCCCTGGCCAAGCGTATCCCCAACGCACAGCTGGTGATGTACGAGGATGCCGGGCACGGCGGCATTTTCCAGTACTACGCTGACTTCGTGGCCAAGGCCCTGGCGTTCCTTGACGACTGA
- a CDS encoding NADP-dependent oxidoreductase: MKAFSIDRYGKNTGHMREVPAPEVGAHDVLIEVHASGVNALDSKIRNGEFKLILPYALPLILGNDLAGVVVAVGPQVQAFKPGDEVYARPPQERIGTFAQLIAVHEDAIALKPANIDMTQAASIPLVALTAWQVLVETAQLKKGQKVLIHAGAGGVGTLAIQLAKHLGAFVATTTSTANVEWVKALGADQVIDYKQQDFESVLHGYDVVLNSLGSDVLEKSLKVLKPGGQLISISGPPTVQFAQEQGLSWPLQQVMRLLSWGIRRKARKLGIRYAFVFMRADGVQLQQITALIEAGVLKPVLDRSFAFAATAEALEYVEQGRAKGKVVVRIK, from the coding sequence ATGAAGGCATTTTCAATTGATCGCTATGGCAAGAACACCGGGCACATGCGCGAAGTGCCCGCCCCCGAGGTGGGTGCCCACGACGTCTTGATCGAGGTGCACGCCAGCGGCGTCAACGCGCTGGACTCAAAGATCCGCAACGGCGAATTCAAGCTGATCCTGCCCTACGCATTGCCCCTGATACTGGGCAATGACCTGGCGGGCGTCGTGGTTGCGGTCGGCCCGCAGGTGCAAGCCTTCAAGCCGGGAGACGAAGTCTACGCGCGACCGCCGCAGGAGCGGATCGGAACCTTCGCCCAACTGATCGCCGTGCACGAAGACGCGATTGCCCTGAAACCGGCCAATATCGACATGACCCAAGCCGCGTCCATTCCTCTGGTCGCACTCACTGCCTGGCAAGTGCTGGTGGAAACCGCCCAACTGAAAAAGGGCCAGAAAGTGCTGATCCATGCAGGCGCGGGCGGGGTCGGCACCCTTGCCATCCAGCTTGCCAAACACCTCGGCGCCTTCGTCGCCACCACCACCAGCACGGCGAATGTCGAATGGGTCAAAGCCCTGGGCGCCGATCAGGTGATCGACTACAAGCAGCAGGACTTCGAAAGCGTCCTGCATGGCTACGACGTGGTGTTGAACAGCCTGGGCAGCGACGTCCTGGAAAAATCCCTCAAGGTCCTCAAGCCCGGCGGCCAGCTGATCTCCATCTCCGGTCCCCCCACCGTGCAGTTCGCCCAGGAGCAAGGCTTGTCCTGGCCATTGCAGCAGGTCATGCGCCTGCTGAGCTGGGGTATCCGGCGCAAGGCACGCAAGCTGGGCATCCGCTACGCCTTTGTGTTCATGCGGGCCGATGGAGTCCAACTGCAACAGATCACCGCGCTGATTGAGGCGGGAGTCCTCAAGCCGGTGCTTGATCGCAGCTTCGCCTTTGCAGCCACGGCAGAAGCACTGGAGTACGTCGAGCAGGGCCGGGCCAAGGGCAAGGTCGTGGTCAGGATCAAATGA
- a CDS encoding OsmC domain/YcaO domain-containing protein yields MEIKVNFLDNLRLEAKFDDFTVVADQPIRYKGDGSAPGPFDYFLASSALCAAYFVKLYCQTRNIPTDNIRLSQNNIVDPENRYNQIFKIQVELPADISDKDRQGILRSIDRCTVKKVVQTGPEFIIEEVENLDADAQALLMPPSSATQSTYIAGKDLPLEQTIANMSGILAGLGMKIEIASWRNIVPNVWSLHIRDAQSPMCFTNGKGATKESALASALGEFIERLNCNFFYNDQFWGEDIANAEFVHYPDERWFQPGRKDELPKEILDAHCLAIYNPDGELRGSHLYDTNSGNIERGICCLPYVRQSDGEVVYFPSNLIENLFLSNGMSAGNTLAEAQVQCLSEIFERAVKRQILEGELALPDVPQEVLAKYPSILAGIQGLEEQGFPVLVKDASLGGQFPVMCVTLMNPRTGGVFASFGAHPSFEVALERSLTELLQGRSFEGLNDLPQPTFESQALMEPNNFVEHFIDSSGVVSWRFFSAKADFEFVEWDFTSQGGFSEREQASAEEAATLFGILESLGKEVYMAVYQHLGATACRILVPDYSEIYPVDDLIWDNTNKALFFREDILNLHSLDEDGLRSLLERLEESELDDYTDITTLIGIEFDDNTAWGQLTILELKLLLHVALGQFDPAKELVEMFLQYNDNTVERGLFYQALNAVLEVELDDELELGDYEANLRRMFGNERMDAVIGSVDGSVRFYGLTPTNLQLEGLDRHLRLIDSYKKLHAARAKWTAAKR; encoded by the coding sequence ATGGAAATCAAGGTCAACTTTCTCGACAACCTTCGACTTGAAGCCAAGTTCGACGACTTCACGGTGGTGGCCGACCAACCGATCCGCTACAAGGGCGATGGCTCGGCGCCGGGGCCGTTCGACTATTTCCTCGCGTCCTCGGCGCTGTGCGCGGCGTATTTCGTCAAGCTGTACTGCCAGACCCGCAACATCCCCACCGACAATATCCGCCTGTCGCAGAACAACATTGTCGATCCGGAAAACCGCTACAACCAGATCTTCAAGATCCAGGTCGAGCTGCCGGCGGACATCTCCGACAAGGACCGCCAGGGCATCCTGCGCTCCATCGACCGCTGCACGGTGAAGAAGGTGGTGCAGACCGGCCCCGAGTTCATCATCGAGGAAGTGGAAAACCTCGACGCCGACGCCCAGGCGTTGCTGATGCCGCCATCGAGCGCGACCCAGAGCACCTACATCGCCGGCAAGGACCTGCCCCTGGAGCAGACCATCGCCAACATGTCCGGGATCCTCGCGGGCCTGGGGATGAAGATCGAAATCGCCTCGTGGCGCAACATCGTGCCCAACGTCTGGTCGCTGCATATCCGCGATGCGCAGTCGCCGATGTGCTTCACCAACGGCAAGGGCGCGACCAAGGAAAGCGCCCTGGCCTCGGCCCTGGGCGAGTTCATCGAGCGCCTGAACTGCAACTTCTTCTACAACGACCAGTTCTGGGGCGAGGACATCGCCAACGCCGAGTTCGTGCACTACCCGGACGAGCGCTGGTTCCAGCCGGGGCGCAAGGACGAGTTGCCCAAGGAGATCCTCGACGCGCACTGCCTGGCCATCTACAACCCGGATGGCGAGCTGCGCGGCTCCCATCTGTACGACACCAACTCGGGCAATATCGAGCGCGGCATCTGCTGCCTGCCCTACGTGCGCCAGTCCGACGGCGAGGTGGTGTACTTCCCTTCCAACCTGATCGAGAACCTGTTCCTCAGTAACGGCATGAGCGCCGGCAACACCCTGGCCGAAGCCCAGGTGCAGTGCCTGTCGGAGATTTTCGAGCGCGCAGTCAAGCGGCAGATTCTCGAAGGCGAGCTGGCCCTGCCGGACGTACCGCAGGAGGTGCTGGCCAAGTACCCGAGCATTCTGGCCGGCATCCAGGGCCTGGAAGAACAGGGCTTTCCGGTGCTGGTCAAGGATGCCTCCCTGGGCGGGCAGTTCCCGGTGATGTGCGTGACCCTGATGAACCCACGCACCGGCGGGGTGTTCGCCTCCTTCGGCGCCCACCCGAGCTTCGAGGTGGCGCTGGAGCGCAGCCTCACCGAACTGCTCCAGGGCCGCAGCTTCGAAGGCTTGAACGACCTGCCGCAGCCGACCTTTGAAAGCCAGGCGCTGATGGAGCCGAACAACTTCGTCGAACACTTCATCGACTCCAGCGGCGTGGTGTCGTGGCGCTTCTTCAGCGCCAAGGCGGACTTCGAGTTCGTCGAGTGGGACTTCACCAGCCAGGGCGGCTTCAGCGAAAGGGAACAAGCCAGCGCCGAAGAGGCCGCGACCCTGTTCGGCATCCTCGAAAGCCTGGGCAAGGAAGTCTACATGGCGGTGTACCAGCACCTGGGCGCCACGGCCTGCCGCATCCTGGTGCCGGACTACTCGGAAATCTACCCGGTGGACGACCTGATCTGGGACAACACCAACAAGGCGCTGTTCTTCCGCGAAGACATCCTCAACCTGCACAGCCTGGACGAAGACGGTCTGCGCTCACTGCTGGAGCGCCTGGAAGAAAGCGAGCTGGATGACTACACCGACATCACCACCCTGATCGGCATCGAGTTCGACGACAACACCGCCTGGGGCCAGTTGACCATTCTGGAACTCAAGCTGCTGCTCCACGTGGCCCTGGGGCAGTTCGACCCGGCCAAGGAGCTGGTGGAGATGTTCCTGCAGTACAACGACAACACCGTCGAGCGCGGGCTGTTCTATCAGGCGCTGAACGCGGTGCTGGAAGTGGAGCTGGACGACGAACTGGAGCTGGGCGACTACGAGGCCAACCTGCGACGCATGTTCGGCAACGAGCGGATGGACGCGGTGATCGGCTCGGTGGACGGTAGCGTGCGCTTCTACGGCCTGACCCCGACCAACCTGCAGCTCGAAGGCCTGGACCGCCACCTGCGCTTGATCGACAGCTACAAGAAGCTGCACGCGGCACGGGCCAAGTGGACCGCAGCCAAGCGCTGA
- a CDS encoding DUF7677 family protein → MLYPKKLSPEFSGALRTFSFWVANGTLGYPLLEGVDYRSCLGEEPSMLEMVYAIFANVLELDEEGVPVNAKYAEYRAAQYIRQYCDADYTAVPAFEEWEQELYGPPEREDRKPWPPGAPKA, encoded by the coding sequence ATGCTTTACCCGAAGAAGCTCAGTCCGGAATTTTCCGGGGCCCTGCGCACGTTCAGTTTCTGGGTCGCCAACGGCACCCTCGGTTACCCGCTGCTGGAGGGCGTCGACTATCGCAGTTGCCTTGGCGAAGAACCGAGCATGCTGGAGATGGTCTACGCGATCTTTGCCAATGTGCTGGAGCTGGACGAGGAGGGCGTGCCGGTGAATGCCAAGTACGCCGAGTACCGCGCGGCGCAGTACATCCGTCAGTATTGCGATGCGGATTACACCGCGGTGCCGGCGTTCGAGGAGTGGGAGCAGGAGTTGTATGGCCCGCCGGAAAGAGAGGACCGCAAGCCCTGGCCGCCCGGGGCGCCCAAGGCCTGA
- a CDS encoding sensor domain-containing diguanylate cyclase, producing MPTRPKPKLNLRVLILVFVLFAALATLANSFWVMFKIQKQELIDSALQVNQAYATRIASGVEQVLSSDQKRLEYAAGLLGGSFGDARQLEGEARRLLGQDNSFNSVLVTNAAGTIIASAPEHLHLNGRSLQDPAPLEQRQPIISKAFKSIAGNLLVFVSQPVFDSQGQYLGLVGGSIRLEHKNALQDLMDRQVRQDGAHVYLVDGNRRVLYHPYPERIGEIVARDPIVDAALSQGGGALQALDAQGVEMLAGFARVPSSGWGVISQQPLGNIQTLLQGTMSKVAKGILPLGLFGVVLIWWLGARISAPLSRLADSAKRLDSPDSYARISAIPAQYFESWQIRRALLLGTSLLQEKIGRLNQQAQSDALTGLANRRAMQDALAHWQQVRQPFAIVSMDIDHFKRVNDTFGHGVGDETLRAIAGLMKQNSRADDLPCRAGGEEFVLLLPNSSLRTATEVAERLRASIAAADIDTVGHITVSLGVSLWQPGEGSITAALEKADQLLYLAKQGGRNRVVAEQRSLAVS from the coding sequence ATGCCTACCCGGCCCAAGCCCAAGCTCAATCTGCGTGTCCTGATTCTGGTCTTTGTGCTGTTTGCGGCACTGGCCACCCTGGCCAACAGCTTCTGGGTCATGTTCAAGATTCAGAAACAGGAACTGATTGACAGCGCCTTGCAAGTCAATCAGGCCTACGCCACGCGGATCGCCTCCGGTGTGGAGCAGGTGCTCAGCTCCGATCAGAAGCGCCTGGAATACGCGGCCGGCCTGCTGGGCGGGTCGTTCGGCGATGCCCGGCAACTGGAGGGCGAAGCCCGGCGCTTGCTCGGGCAGGACAACAGCTTCAACTCGGTGCTGGTCACCAATGCCGCCGGCACCATCATCGCTTCGGCGCCTGAACACCTGCATCTCAACGGCCGCTCCCTGCAAGACCCGGCGCCCCTGGAGCAGCGTCAGCCGATCATCAGCAAGGCCTTCAAGTCCATCGCCGGCAACCTGCTGGTCTTCGTTTCCCAGCCGGTGTTCGACAGCCAAGGCCAGTACCTGGGGCTGGTCGGTGGCAGCATTCGCCTGGAACACAAGAACGCCCTGCAAGACCTGATGGACCGCCAGGTGCGCCAGGATGGCGCCCATGTGTACCTGGTCGACGGCAACCGGCGAGTGCTCTATCACCCGTACCCCGAGCGCATTGGCGAGATCGTCGCCCGGGACCCGATCGTCGATGCGGCCTTGAGCCAGGGCGGTGGGGCGTTGCAGGCGCTGGATGCCCAGGGCGTGGAGATGCTTGCGGGGTTCGCCCGGGTGCCCAGCAGCGGTTGGGGGGTGATCTCCCAGCAGCCCCTGGGCAATATCCAGACCCTGCTGCAGGGAACCATGTCCAAAGTGGCCAAGGGCATACTGCCGCTGGGGTTGTTCGGGGTGGTGTTGATCTGGTGGCTGGGGGCGCGGATTTCGGCGCCGCTGTCCCGGCTGGCCGACAGTGCCAAGCGCCTGGACAGCCCGGACAGCTATGCGCGCATCAGCGCAATCCCGGCGCAGTATTTTGAAAGCTGGCAGATCCGCCGGGCGCTGCTGTTGGGCACCAGCCTGCTCCAGGAAAAAATCGGCCGGCTCAACCAGCAGGCGCAAAGTGATGCGCTGACCGGGCTGGCCAACCGACGCGCGATGCAGGACGCCCTGGCGCACTGGCAGCAGGTCCGCCAGCCGTTCGCCATCGTTTCCATGGACATCGATCACTTCAAACGGGTGAACGACACCTTCGGCCATGGCGTGGGGGATGAAACCCTGAGGGCGATTGCCGGCTTGATGAAGCAAAACTCCCGCGCCGACGACTTGCCGTGCCGGGCCGGTGGCGAGGAGTTCGTCCTGCTCCTGCCCAACAGTTCGCTGCGCACGGCCACCGAGGTGGCGGAGCGTCTGCGGGCCTCGATCGCCGCCGCGGACATCGACACCGTGGGCCACATCACGGTGTCCCTGGGCGTCAGTTTGTGGCAGCCCGGAGAGGGCTCGATCACCGCCGCCCTGGAAAAGGCCGACCAGTTGCTGTACCTGGCCAAGCAGGGCGGGCGTAATCGCGTGGTTGCCGAACAGCGCTCATTGGCCGTCAGCTAA
- a CDS encoding suppressor of fused domain protein has translation MSFFSQLFDRLKKPAPSAIGDTHAADTASPALDSVEPTADAEAANLALLEAGAACLERHWQAVGTCEADVLGFAISPSFMGGPHWPSTRQAYRIVRRNERIILATEGLSDPFDGVQGDDLGNGFEMELFIETPDIPAHAQGAAGDVSPFADSWTFELLRCVAGTVADAGGYGSRLERYGVLSLELPGVSQSRAMSEQLPAHFVSTDDCAGVLIGGPAPDFPTRLDDMPLSPVTLVPVVLITASELDYVRNGGAQAREDLAARLNAAGLGHVSHLQRASVI, from the coding sequence ATGAGCTTCTTCAGCCAATTGTTCGACCGCCTCAAAAAACCGGCCCCGTCGGCCATTGGCGACACGCATGCCGCCGACACGGCGAGCCCGGCGCTCGACTCGGTCGAGCCCACGGCGGATGCCGAAGCCGCCAACCTGGCGCTGCTCGAAGCCGGCGCCGCCTGCCTTGAGCGCCATTGGCAAGCCGTCGGCACCTGCGAGGCAGACGTTCTCGGCTTCGCCATCAGCCCCAGCTTCATGGGCGGCCCCCACTGGCCCTCCACTCGCCAGGCCTACCGTATCGTGCGCCGCAACGAGCGCATCATCCTTGCCACCGAGGGCCTGTCCGACCCGTTCGATGGTGTGCAAGGCGACGACCTGGGCAACGGTTTCGAGATGGAGCTATTCATCGAAACCCCGGACATCCCGGCCCACGCCCAGGGCGCGGCGGGCGACGTTTCGCCCTTTGCCGACAGCTGGACCTTCGAACTGCTGCGCTGCGTGGCCGGCACCGTGGCCGATGCCGGCGGCTACGGCTCGCGCCTGGAGCGCTACGGCGTGCTGTCCCTGGAACTGCCCGGGGTCAGCCAGTCCCGGGCCATGAGCGAGCAACTGCCGGCACACTTCGTCAGCACCGACGACTGCGCCGGGGTGCTGATCGGCGGCCCGGCCCCGGACTTCCCGACCCGCCTGGACGACATGCCCCTATCGCCGGTGACCCTGGTGCCGGTGGTGCTGATTACCGCCTCGGAGCTGGACTACGTGCGCAACGGCGGTGCCCAGGCCCGGGAAGACCTGGCCGCGCGGCTGAACGCGGCAGGCCTGGGCCATGTCAGCCACCTGCAGCGCGCCAGCGTGATCTGA